The nucleotide sequence AAACTGATAAACATATGTCTTTGTCTGATCCCATTCGGTAGTCTGGTCATCGCCATATGTAAGCTTAGCATTGTTTGTATTTGCATCAGCTGCAATAAGAGCATCAGAGGTTACTGTAGCTGAATAAGTAAGAAGGATGTATCCGTCGTATCCGTCCTTTGTTATTTCATCAAGATATTCCTGACCTACAGTGAGATCAAATGTATCTCCATCTTTAGGATCAGTATCTATAGCCTTTGCAAGCTTATCGTGGTCAACTTCCCTGATAAGTGTGCCATCTGCTTTGTACATAACAGCAGTCATAGAATTTACGCCATTAAAGCTGAGTCCTTCTGACATATTATCATGGAATACGTAATTTTCAGCACCAACCTTACAATTGATCGTTGCCTGGAATTTTACTACATCTCCGATAGCAGCATGATTAGTATCAGCATAATCTGAAATATCATAAACTTCCTTCTCAACAGTAGGCTCCTCATTCTTCTCAGTCATTGTTGCATTAGATGATGTTGTATCAAGAGAAAGAAGTGTTCCGACTGAAGAATCTATCAGATAATATCCAAGAGGAACACCTGAAAATGTAAGTGTTACCGTTCCATCTGAGTTTGATTTTTCTTTAGCATTCTTTCTTGTATAGTCAGCTGATACTGTTATTGAATTTGCTGATACATATGCAAATGCTTCTTTTGCAAAAGCCTTTACAGTTGATTCAGTAAGGTTGTTAAATGTAAGTGTTTTATCTGAGTTTTCTTTAAAATATTTGCTTTCGAAACCTGACCATTTGCTGCTCAGCTTGTAAACACCTTCTGTATAAACACCATTGCTTGATGTTGAACCTTCGAAATCAAAGATTCTGTAGAGATTATAGCTTACTGTATTCTTGCTTACAGCATTTGAGATCGTGATCGTTCCTGTGCCTGTTGACGAACTGGAACTGTCAGTCGTATCCGCAGCCACGCCGACTACTGATGTGAATACAAGTGCCGCAGTAAGTAAGCTTGCAGCAATCTTTTTGAGTCTTGTTAATTGTTTCATTGTTACTCCCTTTCGTTAGAAAAATTTGTTTAACTTTAGGATAGATTTCTCCCTCCCAAATTGCCCATTTATATAACACGCTCTTAAATAAAGCGGTGTTAACTCATCTTTGGCGAATTTTTTTCCGCCTCTTGAATATAAATACTGTAGCAGCCAGCATTGCTGCCGCTCCCGCAGCCTTAAACGGCCAAGTTCCGCCGCCTCCCGTTGAAGGCAGTACATAATTTGTAGCATCCTTATTTGTAATAGTGACGCTTCCATAGGAATCACCGCTATCCTGGAGCTGCATCTCATAGTCCGGATCAGTGTATTCTGTTCCGTCATAGCTGTATGTCACCGAATATGTCTTTTTATATGTAGAGTTCTCACTCACACAATAAATATAATCATATCCGTAAGCATCAGTCGGCGGAAGACCTGTAACCTCCGTAGACCAGTCGTTTGTGGCATTTAACTCTATCGAACCATAGGTTCTCCAGGAATCCTCGGATACGGTCTTGTAAACTACTGTAAGCGTCAACGGACTTGTATGACTTTCAGCTGCATCATTTCCCTGGTTATCGAGCCAGACCTTATTAACACTCAGGCTTGCAACCCTGGTATTTATGATCGATACCTGCGAGGTATCTGCATTAGAGGATAAGGACACTATAGCCTTATCAACCGCCGTTCCATCCGTCTCGTACGCAACAGCATATCCCGAAGGAGCACCTTCAGTTTTAGTATCAAAATCAGAAAGCTCAACTATCTTATATTCGTTTCCGACCTCAAATCCGGTGAGCGATGACTGGTCACTTGAGTCTTCTAAGTAACCTGTGAGAAGCACCGAATCACCTACATATATCTGATTCCTGTCTTTTGCCTCACTATACTCAGTTTCCGTACCGTCAGCACTGATATAGGTTCCCGAAACCTTAATGTATTTTCCGTTTGTGACATCATAAACCCTGAAATAGAATTTCTCGTCACTCGTGATAATACTCTCTCCGCCCTTAACCTTGGTTACCTTGATCGCACCCGGGCTGTAGACGTTGTAGAAAGTAAGAACATCTCCCGAACTATAAGTAAATATATAAGGGTTATTCTTAATATCAGCTGTCGAAGGATCATCTTTAAGTCTTAAACTACATTCTGCAAGAACATTTCCGTCCTCATCCTTATATACCTCATCGGCACCCAGATAGAAGAAGTTCTCTCGATAGTCATTACTGTCAGTTTTCATACGGTAGATCAGAACACTATCGCCACTAACTACGTAGGTATATTCTTTTCCCCAACTCGTCTTGTCGTCATAGTAAGCCTTTACTTCATCATATAAAGCCGAGCTGCTGAAATAAGGTATATTTTCTGTCTTATATTTCTTTTCAAACAAGGTTTCCTGCTTGGAGACCGTCACATAAACATAGTAGGAGTTAGTATCGTAGTTTATGCTCTTATTATCACCCTGAACCTCTGTGATCTTATAAACATAGGTTCCTTCATAGGTGTAATATATATATCCAAAATTTGCACATGCATAATAGCTTCCATTACTGCTTAAAGAAGCATCATTCTTTGATACCGTGATTGTAGTATTCTTCGGCATAGGAATATCTTCTTTGTCAATAGACACAGCATTTATTCCATCCGAAAGATACGTATCATAGGCATCGACAGCTTCAACTGTAAAGCTGAAGGTCTCACTGTCTTTCCACTTTCCTCCCGAGAAGCATTTATTTACTGAAAGAGGTGCCAATGGAGTACTGTAATAATTACATACCTGAACAGTCTGCGTATGAGATTTATTATCAACATCCGAATATCCTACCTTGACGTTATCAGGTCCCTTATCATCAAAATTATCGAGATCATTTGAAAATACTCTTCTGTAATTCTGACCGCCTACTGCATAAAGGCTTGTAGTTCTCTCATCATCCTCAGTAAGATCATATTTTGTAACACGGCTGTAGCCTGAGGACTCTACCGGAGTCATCTTGTTTTCACTTACATCATAAGTTAAAGTTAATCCGTCTGCTACCTCTTCTACGGTATAAACACCTCTGGGCAGATTTTCCACAGTCCACTGGGCACTATTGTTGTAATAAACAGTATAAGTTCCAATCTGCTCATGGCTGTCTGCATCATATTCTATAGCTGATGTAGTCGAAGATGACTTTCCTGTGAATCCTGTAAATACAATATAATTGCCATTAGCGTTATTTGTTATCCTGAATTTAACGTTGCTTAGCAATGCTGAATCGGTTGCATTTCTGACAAAATCCGATCCAAAGTCATTTACAACCATCTTATGAATACGAAGATTGCCGGTTCCTGATACAGCATTATTAAAGCTTACTGTATAAGCTGAATCACTGTTCAGGACTCCGGTATTTGTGCAATTTCCATATCCCACAGAGCTGAGCTCTGAACCGTAATAATAATTAACTCCGTCTATTACAGCTTTACCATCAGCATAACTTACCTGGATACAGATATAATAAACATTGTCATCATAACTGATACCCTCAAGTCCACTGTTTTCCTCAGTCACCTTGAAATAAAACTTGATATTATCATATCCTGTTTTTATATATTTACGTGAACTGTACGGGAACTCTATCTCGTCAAAGTATGCCGTTGGATTAGC is from Lachnospiraceae bacterium C1.1 and encodes:
- a CDS encoding SpaH/EbpB family LPXTG-anchored major pilin yields the protein MKQLTRLKKIAASLLTAALVFTSVVGVAADTTDSSSSSTGTGTITISNAVSKNTVSYNLYRIFDFEGSTSSNGVYTEGVYKLSSKWSGFESKYFKENSDKTLTFNNLTESTVKAFAKEAFAYVSANSITVSADYTRKNAKEKSNSDGTVTLTFSGVPLGYYLIDSSVGTLLSLDTTSSNATMTEKNEEPTVEKEVYDISDYADTNHAAIGDVVKFQATINCKVGAENYVFHDNMSEGLSFNGVNSMTAVMYKADGTLIREVDHDKLAKAIDTDPKDGDTFDLTVGQEYLDEITKDGYDGYILLTYSATVTSDALIAADANTNNAKLTYGDDQTTEWDQTKTYVYQFELKKYSASDSTSANLAGAKFSLLSENKVSMNLIKIDDTTYRLATAAEVEAGKSVTEFETVAAGNTTVSGLNAAKYYLRETEAPSGYNRLTEDVEVVISRQDSSAVEKTYLVNSSSDRVVAIANGTGSVLPSTGGIGTTIFYIVGGILIIAGLAWFIVRRKSDAE